The following are from one region of the Cataglyphis hispanica isolate Lineage 1 chromosome 16, ULB_Chis1_1.0, whole genome shotgun sequence genome:
- the LOC126855644 gene encoding succinate dehydrogenase assembly factor 2, mitochondrial-like, whose product MRSISVIMNIISNRVILYVKSLFLTRGASISCSRQKDNFQDLIHPEGREPNIPHYVEREGESGDLKRARLTYQSRKRGMLENGLLLSTFAKKYLNTFNDTQLRLYDQLINLPTNDWDIFYWATGVKPTPPEFDNEVMDMLKKHTRNKDRQARIMQPDL is encoded by the exons atgcGCAGCATATCCGTGATcatgaatattatatctaatcgTGTCATATTATAC GTTAAATCACTTTTCCTTACGAGAGGCGCATCGATAAGTTGCTCCAGACAGAAGGACAATTTCCAAGATTTGATTCATCCAGAAGGGCGGGAACCCAACATTCCGCATTATGTAGAACGCGAAGGAGAAAGTGGTGATCTGAAAAGAGCAAg ATTGACATATCAATCTCGTAAACGCGGGATGTTGGAGAATGGTTTGCTTCTTAGCACGTTTGCAAAGAAGTATTTGAATACATTCAATGATACGCAGTTAAGATTGTATGATCAACTTATAAATTTGCCAACCAATGATTGGGACATATTTTATTGGGCAACTGGTGTTAAACCAACTCCACCTGAATTTGATAATGAAGTGATGGACATGTTGAAAAAGCATACTCGAAACAAAGATCGACAAGCTAGGATAATGCAACCTgatctataa
- the LOC126855643 gene encoding recQ-like DNA helicase Blm yields MSKKIVLGQKNIQSTIEGFLTKTTNKNNILQSSTPKSVKEEKIDLNDESLDDLYPDKQRKMAGDLITIDTIIDLDNSDSSDSCKNPFTTQASRICNISEPYYIESSIEEKERIEKETKSSNLLQNNTEEYSIKTSFIPESSDSEEDKKNIRKCFHLNRKPNNALVEKDEIRQPIVSEINRYTESNSKYVPSNSPTLLNKEKPNEATNTISKGTENEHLRTPKKHINKQKANNLILDSDTDSPRSKYSSKGSPRKEWVGPDITLNLKDLGFNKWLNSWIESIRKEPIMSTIPITKDKLLERRDSLKDLQIEILDKFCSALELIPLPILEQFPKFDLDSFKKLQGLHRHVKAKLRLMQTKLSKLQKEDEKDVSVSLETPESVSSNSMERPISHISESCLINNDFDTSSTLISKTIAFHENLSNIMESHTKEHDSNMESIIAIRSSETTIPSKKSTFQLKRPIKTVLGTEVSKTIAEMWEKDQMSKTMNSSDSEYVSISTKDTFNNSIKTPPKTETNMSMQKNVRSSPNNWISSTNKSQGSYTVSANANILTQELEKFPALEENCNIDINDDSIDWPETHRAQSSSKHNDVNAKSRFEKNSVEFGRFTGNYKNDGVSGEFDSLTYSHSQEMLKIFRQRFGLYIFRPNQLQAINATLLGFDCFVLMPTGGGKSLCYQLPALLSVGLTIVISPLKSLILDQVQKLTSLDIPAAHLSSSITDNQAEAVYRELAKKEPVLKILYVTPEKISASPKLCNTLTILYERELLARFVIDEAHCVSQWGHDFRPDYKRLKCLRDNYPKVPTIALTATATPRVRTDILHQLGMTNPKWFMSSFNRPNLRYSIISKKGKNCSDEVIAMIMTKYRNACGIVYCLSRKDCDDYATQMKKNGIKALSYHAGLTDNQRSSCQGRWISDEIHVICATIAFGMGIDKPNVRFVIHAALPKSIEGYYQESGRAGRDGEIADCVLFYNYADMHRIRKMIELDNPNPQVISTHMDNLFKMVAFCENTTDCRRSLQLNYFGEIFDRQQCISNKTTACDNCRCKEEITQLDATEDAKEIMKAVRDINNRKNCKLTLILLSHIFKGSDLKKIRETGLTKHPLYGRGKSWDKNNIERLLHYMVLQEYLQEDMYINNEIACAYLKIGPKAGELMTRKNVKVQIPTRQSNKSTGGMATVSTVTKKIDGIVKELQDRCYAELMTIIRGIASTLDVSASSIMNMVAVRAMSQRLPETEEAMLQIPHVTKANFVKYGKALLEITQKYAAEKIVLENENDEEEQDIDDNDDSSAWDDNVSNYSRSSTSNRRGKKRKIGNRSNSTNKKYRRGGSSTGRGRGSSRGTSKNLATKSNVATKKMIGLASFSQTKQYLANPNRYMHIS; encoded by the exons atgTCAAAGAAAATAGTGCTtggtcaaaaaaatattcaatctaCAATTGAGggatttttaacaaaaacaacaaataaaaacaatattctgCAGTCTAG CACACCAAAATCagtgaaagaagagaaaattgatttaaatgatGAATCTTTGGATGATTTATATCCtgataaacaaagaaaaatggctggagatttaataacaatagatACAATAATAGATCTT GATAATTCAGATAGTTCAGACTCGTGCAAAAATCCATTTACGACACAAGCAAGtagaatttgcaatatatctgAACCGTATTATATTGAAAGTTCAatagaggaaaaagagaggattGAAAAAGAGACCAAATCTTCAAATCTATTACAGAACAATACAGAAGAATACTCTATAAAAACTTCTTTTATTCCTGAATCCTCTGACAgtgaagaagataaaaaaaacattagaaaatgTTTTCACTTAAATCGAAAGCCAAATAATGCATTAGTAGAAAAAGATGAGATAAGACAGCCTATTGTATCAGAAATCAATCGCTATACTGAGTCCAACAGCAAATACGTTCCTTCCAATAGTCCAACATtgttgaataaagaaaaacctAATGAAGCCACTAATACAATATCAAAAGGCACAGAAAATGAGCACCTACGGACTCCTAAGAAAcacattaataaacaaaaagcaaataatttaattttagattctgATACCGACAGTCCTCGCTCAAAGTATAGTAGCAAAGGATCACCAAGAAAAGAATGGGTAGGACCTGATATTACATTGAATCTCAAAGATTTAGGTTTTAATAAGTGGTTGAATTCATGGATTGAATCTATTCGAAAGGAACCAATAATGTCTACAATACCT ATTACAAAGGATAAGTTGTTAGAAAGACGCGATAGTTTAAAGGATCTTCAAATTGAGATTCTTGACAAATTTTGTAGTGCTCTCGAATTGATTCCATTACCAATACTAGAACAATTTCCAAAGTTTGATCTCGATTCTTTCAAGAAATTACAAGGTTTACATCGACATGTAAAAGCTAAATTGCGTTTAATGCagacaaaattatcaaagctacaaaaagaagatgaaaaagaTGTATCTGTATCTTTAGAAACTCCTGAATCTGTGTCATCAAACTCAATGGAGAGACCAATTTCACATATCTCTGAAAGTTGCctgataaataatgattttgataCATCGAGtactttaatatctaaaacaatagcttttcatgaaaatttatcaaatataatggAATCACATACAAAGGAGCATGATAGTAATATGGAATCCATAATAGCGATCAGGTCATCTGAAACCACAATTCCAAGTAAGAAGAGCACTTTCCAATTGAAAAGACCTATCAAAACAGTATTAGGGACCGAAGTTTCTAAAACGATAGCAGAGATGTGGGAGAAGGATCAAATGTCAAAGACAATGAATTCTTCAGATTCTGAATATGTTTCCATATCCACAAAGGATACATTTAATAACAGTATTAAGACACCACCAAAAACTGAAACAAATATGTCTATGCAAAAAAACGTCAGGAGCAGTCCAAACAATTGGATTAGTAGTACTAATAAGTCTCAAG gcaGTTATACAGTTTCTGCGAACGCTAACATTTTAACACAAGAGTTGGAAAAATTTCCAGCATTGGAAGAAAATTGTAACATAGATATAAATGATGATTCTATAG ATTGGCCTGAGACTCATCGGGCGCAAAGTAGTAGTAAACACAATGATGTTAATGCAAAAtcaagatttgaaaaaaatagtgtGGAATTTGGGAGATTTACtggtaattataaaaatgatggtGTTAGTGGAGAATTTGATAGTTTAACCTATTCACATTCACAAGAAATGttaaag atatttcgaCAAAGATTtggcttatatatatttaggccAAATCAATTGCAAGCTATTAATGCAACTTTATTGGGATTTGATTGCTTTGTATTGATGCCAACTGGAGGTGGAAAATCTCTTTGTTATCAATTGCCTGCACTTTTAAGTGTTGGATTAACAATTGTTATCTCACCGTTGAAAAGTCTTATTTTAGATCAAGTACAGAAGCTTACCTCACTCGat ATTCCTGCAGCTCACTTATCCAGTTCTATAACAGATAATCAAGCAGAAGCAGTGTACAGGGAGCTCGCCAAAAAGGAACCTgttctcaaaatattatatgtaacacCAGAGAAAATCTCCGCTTCGCCAAAATTGTGTAATAccttaactattttatatgaaagagaatTGCTAGCAAGATTTGTCATTGACGAAGCGCACTGCGTTAGTCAATGGGGTCATGATTTCAGACCAGACTACAAGCGATTAAAATGTCTCAGAGATAATTATCCCAAAGTGCCAACAATAGCTTTAACTGCAACGGCCACACCGCGTGTTAGAACAGATATTTTACATCAGTTGGGTATGACTAATCCAAAGTg gttTATGTCGAGTTTCAACAGACCTAACTTGAGATATAGTATAATCTCaaagaaagggaaaaattGCTCCGATGAAGTTATTGCTATGATAATGACAAAGTATAGAAACGCTTGCGGCATTGTATATTGTTTATCGCGCAAGGATTGCGATGATTATGCTACgcaaatgaaaaagaatggTATCAAAGCGTTGAGTTATCACGCGGGACTCACAGATAATCAAAGAAGCAGCTGTCAAGGAAGATGGATCTCTGACgaa ataCATGTTATCTGTGCGACAATAGCTTTCGGAATGGGCATTGATAAACCAAATGTGCGATTTGTAATACATGCTGCTCTACCAAAATCCATAGAAGGCTATTATCAGGAAAGTGGCCGCGCTGGTCGTGATGGCGAGATAGCAGATTgcgttttgttttataattatgcagaCATGCACAGGATCAGAAAAATGATCGAATTGGATAATCCAAATCCACAAGTCATTAGTACACATatggataatttatttaaaatggtAGCATTTTGCGAAAATACTACCGATTGTCGTAGATCACTGCAGCTTAATTACTTTGgagaaatatttgatagaCAACAGTGTATCTCAAATAAAACAACCGCATGTGATAACTGCAGATGCAAG GAAGAGATTACACAGCTGGATGCAACTGAAGATGCAAAAGAGATTATGAAAGCTGTACGAGATATTAACAACAGAAAGAATTGTAAACTTACATTAATACTcttatcacatatttttaaggGTAGCGATCTTAAGAAGATTAGAGAAACAG gtCTTACAAAACATCCTCTATATGGTCGCGGAAAATCGTGGGACAAAAATAACATAGAACGCCTTTTACATTATATGGTATTGCAAGAATATTTGCAAgaagatatgtatattaataatgaaattgcttgtgcatatttaaaaattggacCAAAAGCGGGTGAACTCATGacgagaaaaaatgtaaag gTACAAATCCCAACAAGACAATCAAATAAATCTACAGGTGGCATGGCCACAGTTTCGACGGTCACAAAGAAAATTGATGGCATTGTAAAAGAATTGCAAGATCGTTGCTATGCCGaattaatgacaataataCGGGGGATTGCTAGTACATTGGATGTTTCTGCTTCCTCTATCATGAATATGGTAGCTGTCAGAGCTATGAGCCAGCGCTTACCAGAGACTGAAGAAGCCATGTTACAAATCCCACACGTTACTAAGGCTAACTTTGTTAAATATGGCAAAGCTCTCTTAGAAATTACACAGAAATATGCAGCAGAAAAAATTG TAttggaaaatgaaaatgatgaaGAAGAACAAGAtattgatgataatgatgacaGTAGTGCCTGGGATGACAATGTTTCCAACTATTCTCGTAGTAGTACTAGCAATCGTCGCGGTAAGAAACGGAAGATTGGCAATAGATCTAACAGCACCAATAAAAAGTATAGACGAGGTGGCTCAag caCTGGGCGAGGCAGAGGTTCATCAAGAGGcacatcaaaaaatttagcaaCAAAATCTAATGTAGCTACGAAGAAGATGATAGGACTTGCAAGTTTTAGTCAGACAAAACAATATCTCGCAAATCCTAATAGATACATGCATATTAGTTAa